The Salvelinus namaycush isolate Seneca chromosome 16, SaNama_1.0, whole genome shotgun sequence genome has a segment encoding these proteins:
- the LOC120060687 gene encoding synaptophysin-like translates to MDVVNQLVATGQFTIIKQPLGFMKILQWIFAIFAFSTCGSYSGMFKMSVECKNRSESDLSIEVEFEYPFRLHQVYFDAPTCKGESPERLFLIGDYSSSAEFFVTVGVFSFLYSMAALSVYVFILEKYREGCKGAQIDFVVTSVFTFFWLVASSAWAKGLSDVKAATDPDKVLLLIEACDEPENRCREVHDPVVSGLNTSVAFGFLNLILWGGNLWFVFKETGWMAAFGGTYAPSQEKAPAPESFGQEGYGQEGYAPQGDAYAGTQGGYQPDYGQGGYTEGGGDYQQGGYEQQPTSFANQM, encoded by the exons ATGGATGTTGTGAACCAG TTGGTGGCCACCGGGCAGTTCACCATAATCAAACAGCCTTTGGGATTTATGAAAATCCTACAATGG ATCTTTGCTATCTTTGCTTTCTCGACATGCGGCAGCTACTCTGGCATGTTCAAGATGAGTGTGGAGTGTAAAAACCGGTCAGAGAGTGACCTGAGCATTGAGGTGGAGTTTGAGTATCCATTCAG GCTACATCAGGTGTACTTCGATGCCCCAACCTGTAAGGGGGAAAGCCCTGAGCGTCTGTTCCTGATCGGAGACTACTCCTCCTCAGCTGAGTTCTTTGTCACCGTCGGTGTCTTCTCCTTCCTCTACTCCATGGCAGCCCTTTCTGTGTATGTTTTCATTCTGGAGAAATACCGTGAAGGCTGCAAGGGAGCCCAGATT GACTTCGTAGTGACGTCTGTGTTCACCTTCTTCTGGCTGGTGGCTTCTTCTGCCTGGGCTAAAGGTTTGTCGGATGTGAAGGCAGCCACCGACCCAGACAAGGTCCTCTTACTGATCGAGGCATGCGACGAACCAGAGAACCGCTGCCGTGAAGTCCACGACCCTGTCGTCTCTGGTCTCAACACATCCGTG GCGTTTGGCTTCCTGAACCTGATCCTGTGGGGAGGAAACCTGTGGTTTGTGTTCAAAGAGACCGGCTGGATGGCAGCCTTCGGAGGCACATATGCACCTTCCCAGGAGAAGGCGCCTGCTCCAGAGTCCTTTGGCCAGGAAGGCTATGGGCAAGAGGGCTACGCACCGCAGGGGGACGCCTATGCCGGCACCCAGGGAGGCTACCAGCCTGACTATGGCCAGGGCGGCTACACTGAGGGAGGTGGAGACTATCAGCAGGGGGGATACGAACAGCAGCCCACCTCCTTCGCCAATCAGATGTGA
- the LOC120061553 gene encoding voltage-dependent L-type calcium channel subunit alpha-1D-like, whose translation MAGKEDGVSLAGSVAGDKSDTLGSAASGKKRGGGQKKQIQANKSALRAPRALCCLTLSNPIRMAALALVEWKYPSMMIPFDIFILLAIFANCVALGVSKPFPEEDSNSTNHNLEQVEYVFLVIFTIETFTKILAYGLVMHPSAYIRSGWNLLDFVIVVVGLFSVVAEGTADHKPGEAHHAAGKPGGLDVKALRAFRVLRPLRLVSGVPSLQIVLNSIMKAMVPLLHIGLLVMFVIIIYAIIGLELFLGRMHKTCFYLGTELNVDDDPTPCAFAGNGRNCVGNGTECRGPWEGPNGGITNFDNIFFAMLTVFQCITMEGWTDVLYWMNDAIGFEIPWVYFVSLVIFGSFFVLNLVLGVLSGEFSKEREKAVARGELQDAQNKKQMEEDMCGYMDWLIEAEDVDEEGNKRMPVFDPSAPHITCLLSLTSLSEQLCQLNHAFRKNCRVAVKSQNFYWLVLLLVFLNTAASASEHYGQPKWLTEMQERANKILLMLFTLEMLLKMYSFGFQIHFMALFNRFDCFVVCGGILETVLVELQIIPPIGISVLRCVRLLRVFKVTRHWAALSNLVNSLLNSMKAICSLLLLLFLFLIIFSLLGMQLFGGKFNFDETQMKRSTFDTFPQALLTCFQILTGEDWNAVMYDGIMAYGGPVFPQMIVCVYFVSLFVVGNYILLNVFLAIAVDNLAGGDGGKKQVEEKKDDEEDWDEDEDKEEDAANEMDDWEENEELRAIEGLEGIMPVKPESAPKEKIEPIPDGSSFFILGKRNCLRVACHNLIHHSYFTNLILVFIIASSISLAAEDPIRAHSFRNNMLGYADYAFTSIFTVEIILKVTVFGAFLHPGSFCRNAFNLLDLLVVSVSLASFFLHSSAISVVKIFRVLKVLRPLRAINRAKGLKNVVQCVFVAIKTIGNILIVTTLLQFMFACIGVQLFKGRFYSCTDEAKHTPYECMGTFVVYKDGDMNHPMVRERKWQNSEFNFDNVLQGMLALFTVSTFEGWPQLLYKAIDANAANHGPIYNYRVEISIFFIIYIIIIAFFMMNIFVGFVIITFREQGESEFKNCELNKNQRQCVQYALKAKPIKIYIPRNPSQLKFWKIIASSQFEYIMFVLILLNTLTLAVQHYEQSKTFNSVMDMLNLIFTALFTIEMVIKLLALRTHQYFIDAWNSFDALIVVGSVLDIVVSELSAIEAAAQAAAVAVPGAPPGAKKESGKVSITFFRLFRVLRLVKLLSKGEGIRTLLWTFVKSLQALPYVGLLIAMIFFIYAVIGMQTFGKIAIDDNSHINRNNNFQTFFMSVLLLFRCATGEQWQEIMLAALPGRPCDPESDFEPGDDNMCGSNLAYIYFISFFMLCAFLIINLFIAVIMDNFEYLTRDWTVLGTHHLDEFKRVWSDYDPEATGRIKHIDVVTMLRRIQPPLGFGKLCPHRVACKRLVAMNVPLHSDGTVTFNATLFALVRTSLKIKTEGPVDQDNEELRAIIKKIWKRTKPKLLEEVIPPPRGEEVTCGKFYASFLIQDYFKKFRKRKERERKKKGKDKKDSLQAGLRSLQALAPELHLALAMEGEDEEGVEGELDEEFFKNDNVFEDPGTSATSTPSTTHMPADIEEGTTTIFMEPFVEPTISSNVVTEQPLSVSEKPESALSSFDVVMEQPTRSEAIPPPEDTPSPPQPAPAASPPKDPSPPQPAPAANPPNAPSQPQPAPVASSPNVASPPQVVTQSPPQIVLAPPEPEAPQIVLEAAPAPPQPEPLMEGRGGETSTTQQVYYPQYPVGMPTNNGHVYQEQPVASPIPSEYMQSPTPNFTNGRAAGVPYANGNGMNGNIYNGGTNGGSVNGDSITGSSMSGYTGNGYNGNGYNGNGYNGNGNGLEQYVRRRVLPPTPAGRKPPSFNIQCLRAQHSADDIPIPGTYESNSPPCRSRLTLDSRRSSASSMSSASWANNGGGHAGLTPGAGVSAASAAAAKRGRLLYAPLMLVDEARGTKQVWGDRTQATSSLPAIATRPSGWYPGAPTLPVPTPQNRSYTNGRVPSQISQSLIEKGSADSLVESILISEGLGLYARDPKFVNFAKREIADACNMTIDEMENAATDLLTRSAGQPIGRFEEELADEMNCVISY comes from the exons GAACAAGTAGAGTATGTCTTCCTGGTCATCTTCACCATTGAAACCTTCACTAAGATCCTGGCCTATGGCTTGGTCATGCACCCTAGCGCCTACATCCGCAGTGGCTGGAATTTGCTTGATTTTGTCATCGTTGTCGTCGG GTTGTTCAGTGTGGTTGCTGAGGGGACGGCCGACCACAAGCCTGGAGAGGCCCACCACGCAGCAGGCAAACCAGGAGGACTGGATGTCAAAGCGCTCAGAGCCTTCAGGGTGCTGCGACCCCTTAGGCTGGTGTCTGGCGTACCCA gtctCCAGATTGTCTTGAATTCCATCATGAAGGCCATGGTTCCCCTACTCCACATTGGTCTGCTGGTCATGTTTGTCATCATCATCTATGCCATCATCGGCCTGGAGCTCTTCCTCGGCAGGATGCACAAGACCTGTTTCTACTTGGGCACAG AACTGAACGTGGATGATGACCCCACACCGTGTGCGTTTGCTGGGAATGGGCGCAATTGTGTGGGCAATGGGACAGAGTGCAGAGGACCGTGGGAGGGGCCTAATGGCGGGATCACCAACTTTGACAACATATTCTTTGCCATGTTGACTGTGTTCCAGTGTATCACCATGGAGGGCTGGACCGATGTGCTCTACTGG ATGAATGATGCAATTGGCTTTGAAATACCCTGGGTGTACTTTGTCTCTCTGGTCATATTTGGCTCGTTTTTCGTTCTCAACCTTGTATTGGGAGTGTTGAGCGG agAGTTCTCCAAGGAACGAGAGAAGGCCGTGGCTCGTGGAGAGCTGCAGGACGCCCAGAATAAGAAGCAGATGGAGGAGGATATGTGTGGCTACATGGACTGGCTCATCGAGGCCGAGGATGTGGATGAGGAAGGAAACAAACGTATG CCGGTTTTTGACCCTTCCGCTCCTCATATAACTTGTCTCCTGTCTCTCACTTCACTCAGTGAACAGCTATGCCAACTGAACCACGCCTTTCGGAAGAACTGTCGTGTAGCAGTCAAATCCCAGAACTTCTATTGGCTGGTGCTTCTTCTGGTGTTTCTCAACACTGCAGCCAGTGCCTCTGAACACTACGGCCAGCCCAAGTGGCTCACTGAGATGCAGG AGCGGGCCAATAAGATCCTGTTGATGTTGTTCACGCTGGAGATGCTGTTAAAGATGTACAGTTTCGGTTTCCAGATTCACTTCATGGCTCTGTTTAACCGCTTCGACTGCTTCGTGGTGTGTGGTGGCATCCTGGAGACGGTCCTGGTTGAGTTGCAGATCATCCCTCCCATCGGCATCTCCGTGCTGCGCTGCGTCCGCCTGCTCAGGGTGTTCAAAGTGACACG GCACTGGGCAGCCCTATCAAACCTGGTCAATTCCCTGCTCAACTCCATGAAGGCTATCTGCTCCCTGCTGCTCCTGCTTTTCCTCTTCCTCATCATCTTCTCCCTGCTGGGGATGCAGCTGTTTGGGGGCAAGTTCAACTTTGATGAGACTCAGATGAAGAGAAGCACGTTCGACACTTTCCCCCAGGCCCTGCTCACCTGCTTCCAG ATCCTTACAGGAGAGGACTGGAATGCTGTGATGTATGATGGGATCATGGCTTATGGCGGGCCAGTCTTCCCACAGATGATTGTGTGTGTCTACTTCGTCTCCCTCTTTGTTGTAGGCAACT ATATCCTGCTCAATGTCTTCTTGGCTATCGCTGTGGACAACTTGGCAGGTGGCGATGGTGGAAAAAAGCAAGTAGA AGAGAAAAAGGATGATGAAGAGGACTGGGATGAAGATGAAGACAAAGAGGAAGATGCGGcg AATGAGATGGATGACTGGGAGGAGAATGAGGAGTTGAGAGCCATCGAGGGTCTGGAGG GAATCATGCCTGTGAAGCCTGAATCCGCTCCAAAAGAGAAGATTGAACCCATTCCAGATGGGAGCTCCTTCTTCATTCTTGGAAAGAGAAACTG cctTCGAGTGGCCTGTCATAATCTCATCCACCACTCCTACTTCACCAACCTCATCCTTGTCTTCATCATCGCCAGTAGTATTTCTCTGGCCGCTGAGGATCCAATCAGAGCTCACTCCTTTAGGAACAAC ATGCTTGGCTACGCTGATTATGCATTCACCTCCATATTCACTGTGGAAATCATACTGAAG GTGACGGTTTTTGGTGCGTTCCTTCATCCTGGTTCCTTCTGTAGGAATGCCTTCAACCTCCTGGATCTGCTGGTTGTCAGTGTGTCTCTCGCGTCCTTCTTCCTCCA TTCCAGCGCTATCTCTGTGGTCAAGATTTTCAGGGTACTCAAAGTGCTCAGGCCTCTTCGAGCTATCAACAGAGCCAAGGGACTCAAG AATGTAGTGCAGTGCGTGTTTGTGGCAATCAAAACCATCGGAAACATCTTGATCGTCACAACACTCCTCCAGTTCATGTTTGCTTGTATTGGAGTGCAGCTCTTCAAG ggaagattCTACAGTTGCACCGATGAAGCTAAACACACTCCATATGAGTGCAT GGGGACGTTTGTGGTGTATAAGGATGGGGATATGAATCACCctatggtgagagagaggaaatggCAAAACAGTGAATTCAACTTTGACAATGTGCTGCAGGGCATGCTGGCCCTGTTCACTGTGTCTACATTTGAAGGCTGGCCACA GCTGCTGTACAAGGCCATCGACGCCAATGCTGCGAACCACGGCCCTATTTACAACTACCGCGTGGAAATCTCCATATTCTTCATCATCTACATCATCATCATCGCCTTCTTCATGATGAACATCTTCGTGGGCTTCGTCATCATCACGTTCCGTGAACAGGGAGAATCTGAGTTCAAAAACTGCGAACTGAACAAAAATCAA AGACAGTGTGTACAGTACGCTCTGAAAGCCAAGCCCATCAAGATCTACATTCCCAGAAACCCGTCCCAGCTGAAGTTCTGGAAGATCATCGCCTCCAGCCAGTTTGAGTACATCATGTTTGTCTTAATTCTTCTCAACACCCTCACCTTGGCTGTGCAG CATTATGAGCAGTCTAAAACATTCAACTCTGTGATGGACATGCTCAACTTGATCTTCACAGCACTATTTACCATAGAGATGGTCATCAAGCTACTGGCTCTCAGAACACAT CAATATTTCATTGATGCCTGGAACTCCTTTGACGCTCTGATCGTTGTGGGCAGTGTGCTAGACATCGTGGTCTCAGAGCTGAGT GCAATCGAGGCCGCAGCCCAAGCTGCAGCTGTAGCCGTACCCGGAGCTCCACCCGGGGCCAAGAAGGAAAGCGGAAAAGTGTCCATCACATTCTTTCGTTTGTTCCGAGTCTTGCGATTGGTCAAGCTGCTCAGCAAAGGGGAGGGCATTCGAACCCTCCTCTGGACTTTTGTCAAGTCCCTCCAG GCCTTGCCATATGTCGGTCTACTTATTGCGATGATTTTCTTCATCTACGCTGTGATCGGCATGCAG ACATTTGGAAAGATTGCTATAGATGACAACTCACATATCAACAGGAACAACAACTTCCAGACCTTCTTCATGTCTGTCCTGCTGCTCTTCAG GTGTGCCACCGGAGAGCAGTGGCAGGAGATCATGTTGGCAGCGTTGCCAGGGAGACCCTGTGACCCTGAGTCAGACTTTGAGCCCGGGGATGACAACATGTGCGGCAGCAACCTGGCTTACATCTACTTCATCAGCTTCTTCATGCTCTGCGCTTTCCTG ATCATTAACTTGTTCATTGCtgtcatcatggacaactttgaGTACCTGACCAGAGATTGGACTGTACTGGGAACTCATCACCTGGACGAGTTCAAACGAGTCTGGTCGGATTATGACCCAGAGGCGAC GGGTCGAATCAAACATATCGATGTGGTCACTATGCTGCGCAGGATCCAGCCACCCCTTGGTTTTGGCAAACTGTGCCCCCATCGTGTGGCCTGTAAG AGGCTGGTTGCTATGAACGTGCCGCTGCACAGCGACGGGACAGTCACCTTCAATGCCACCCTGTTTGCACTGGTCAGAACCTCACTCAAGATCAAGACCGAGG GGCCTGTTGACCAGGACAACGAGGAGCTCAGGGCCATCATTAAGAAGATATGGAAGCGCACTAAGCCCAAGCTCCTTGAAGAGGTCATTCCACCCCCTAGAG GGGAAGAGGTGACTTGTGGGAAGTTCTATGCCAGCTTCCTGATCCAGGACTACTTCAAAAAGTTCCGCAAGAGGAAggagcgggagaggaagaagaaggGAAAGGACAAGAAAGACTCACTCCAG gcaGGGCTCAGGTCACTGCAGGCACTGGCCCCAGAGTTGCATCTGGCCTTGGCaatggagggagaggatgaggagggtgTGGAGGGAGAGTTGGATGAAGAGTTCTTCAAG AATGACAACGTTTTCGAAGATCCTGGCACCTCTGCCACAAGTACTCCATCCACCACTCACATGCCAGCTGACATAGAGGAGGGCACCACCACTATCTTCATGGAGCCCTTCGTCGAGCCCACAATATCCAGCAATGTGGTCACAGAACAGCCATTGTCAGTCAGCGAGAAACCAGAATCAGCTCTCTCATCCTTTGATGTAGTGATGGAACAGCCCACGAGATCTGAGGCCATCCCTCCACCAGAAGACACACCATCCCCGCCCCAACCAGCCCCAGCCGCATCACCACCAAAAGATCCATCCCCTCCCCAACCAGCACCAGCCGCAAACCCACCAAATGCCCCATCCCAGCCCCAACCAGCCCCAGTTGCATCCTCACCAAATGTTGCTTCTCCACCACAGGTGGTTACTCAATCCCCACCTCAAATAGTGTTAGCCCCACCAGAACCAGAGGCACCTCAAATAGTTTTAGAGGCAGCCCCTGCCCCACCTCAACCAGAGCCAttgatggagggaagaggaggtgaAACGTCCACTACACAGCAGGTGTACTACCCACAGTACCCAGTGGGCATGCCAACAAACAACGG GCATGTGTATCAAGAGCAACCTGTAGCATCCCCTATCCCGTCAGAGTACATGCAGAGTCCTACTCCTAACTTCACCAATGGGAGAGCTGCAGGAGTGCCCTACGCCAATGGAAACGGCATGAATGGGAACATCTACAATGGCGGTACgaatggaggtagtgtgaatggaGATAGCATCACCGGAAGTAGCATGAGTGGCTACACTGGCAACGGTTACAACGGAAATGGATACAATGGAAACGGCTACAATGGAAACGGTAACGGATTGGAGCAGTATGTCCGGAGACGTGTTCTTCCTCCCACTCCTGCAG GTCGCAAGCCGCCCTCCTTTAACATCCAGTGTCTGAGGGCACAGCATAGCGCGGATGACATCCCCATCCCTGGCACGTACGAGAGTAACTCGCCCCCATGCAGATCCAGACTG aCCCTTGACTCCCGCCGCAGCAGTGCCTCCTCCATGTCCTCTGCCTCCTGGGCCAACAACGGAGGAGGACATGCAGGGTTGACGCCAGGAGCAGGGGTGTCGGcagcatcagcagcagcagcgaaGAGAGGGCGTCTGCTCTACGCCCCTCTGATGCTGGTGGATGAAGCCAGGGGCACCAAGCAGGTGTGGGGAGACAGGACCCAGGCCACCTCCAGCCTCCCTGCTATTGCAACCAGGCCCAGTGGCTGGTACCCTGGAGCCCCAACACTCCCTGTGCCCACCCCCCAGAACAGGAGCTACACCAATGGCAGGGTGCCCTCCCAGATCAGCCAGAGCCTCATAGAGAAGGGCAGTGCAGACAGCCTGGTGGAGTCG ATCCTGATATCGGAAGGCTTGGGCCTCTATGCAAGAGACCCAAAGTTTGTGAACTTCGCCAAGCGGGAGATCGCGGACGCATGTAACATGACCATTGATGAGATGGAGAACGCAGCCACAGACCTGCTGACCCGTTCGGCGGGCCAGCCAATAGGACGCTTCGAGGAGGAGCTGGCTGACGAGATGAACTGTGTGATTTCCTACTGA